tagaCTTAAGTCTTACTAATAATggcattaaaagttcatattttattttgatttattcatttggttgttaaataataatgctCTGTAAGACAAAGTACCAAATTTATATAAGTGACGTCATCAAATATGACATTTCCTGACATTATTTTTACGCACAAACATGCTTTGGCTGGGCCAATAGGGTGATgttaaaatgtaatgaatataatggaaatttaattattatatgactCAATTATGGCTATGTAACTATAAATTAGTATAAATAAGAAAACTGGCTTTGTTAATTTTAACTAATGTTAACTGCTAAAGTGTTTTCCAAGTGGCTTATGGCAGCGAGAATTGTTTGAAGAGGAATGTTCACATATTCATGTAATCTATTTGACGTTTCAACTGCTGTGTGAGCCtgtctatagggtgtatactaccaaatcaaatcccatagacagtggtagcctatgtggctaaaactcctacctgcaacgtatcaattgacataaacaccatggatataaatactaccacccctcacccttaaagtgaaacaGAAAAACTGGGTgttcaagctgctcatttcagagataacgggtagcgactatgactaccctagttcctcacaaaaattaagtatttttttttacaggtaccccatacatgtttcaagcacaaggctacttgatacataggtactagatgaaataaaattgcatacattttttgcccagatgaatttttttttttttacaaccaacacactcacatttatcacaattacaggacttgtggtgttaacttctctatcaaaagttgggtgcaccttgaactttgacccagccggaagttatttggtttagtactacctttaatgCCAGCATGCTTGTTGTTTCAGATTTACCCCCGAGCAGCTGGGCGTCCAGGCTAGTTCTGCCCTAGTGTGGATCATCATAGAACTTCTTGCAATTCTACTTAGTCTTTATTTGATGAACCTCAGCAAAGAGATTAAATACCTCGATATGATTGCATACTTAGGATATAAATTTGTTGGGTTTGTATAATTACTGTTACTTATAGACATGTCCAGTAATGCTAAAAGTCTCACACTTTAGTACAGTAAGgaccaaattttattttgttacatatttagtgttaaaattatacatacaaatgtaaTTGAATGCACAATCATTAAGTATGTTAGTATGTAGTATATTCTATGCAGATTATTGTCAACAAAACATTTGAACAACATATTAGAACTGGTCCCATTGTTTCAGAATTAGGAATAAATCGATATTCAAAGGCCAAAATTATGATGGATATTATAAAAACTTATCTAGGgtccatattttcaaagctatcttggtgctacgaaatcataaaagcatcgtaggctatgacatcactatggcttgtgctgtagtgacgtcgtAGCCTACAATGGTTCTAAGATTTCATAGTGGTAAGATAGCTTCAGAAATCCCTAGCGAGGcttttatatgtttgtttgagggttgttgggtttttttggaggggggggttTAGTTATTACTTTTGTGTtattctgaaaataaaataaataatttgtacaaatctttaagaatattaatttttacaataaaatagtGGGGGTTTTTACTTTTGGGCTACAGAATAATTTCAAgagttattttatatttgtgttgCAGCTGCAATATTTATGTatcttattaaaacaaattacgtTTCCTGTTGTATCCAATTATCTTTGTGTCATAAAGTTCATTTGTTTCCATTTCAGGATGATTTTTAGTTTATTAGGTGGACTTGTTATGAAAGCAACAGGATATTATTCAGTGCTGCTGTGGTTTAGTCTAACACTAGTATTTTTCTTGGTAAGTGGATCTAATGTTCATATCAAAGATAATGATTCAAGCCTCAGGGTTAAAATTTAGCAGTTGCCCGGTCacccgtggcgacctttattggctaagggtgactaagaattttacaaaggtagtccgttgggcgactaTCGATTTTAgagtctggcgagtatggtactaccagttaaaaaagaaatgcactgaaactgaatcgaatgaccAATGTGACAAAAGACACCGCGTTTCTGCTACCGCAAACAACAGATCTGGCAGGAGATATTattgaacatgttctatattttgacagcgccggACTGACCAGACTCAGCTTCGACGATTTTGGTCTGGGgctttaaacaaatatagctcaaaacgtattgcagacacttaattgtttttgttgttttttgaagtTGTCGGCTTATTGTAATGAACTGGATACACCAAAATTATCTAGTAGACctactttttgacattattaaatgttatggtacaaattaatcctatttaattagcttactagtattttattctgggacaaaatcaaaatttaccttgtagttttaacacactaacaattaaattttccagtaaatataaaattcatataaaaacattaatttattaaattgtaaacccataccatctgaaatatctttttttcagtgtaaataataatacaaaaaatatttataaaactgtataggttaaatcttttctgatacaggttttaaggcaattgatggaacacgTGCAGTTCCAACTTTTACGGCTtcagtctctttgtactgcattattgattacttcagagacaatgcacgTGAAGCTGCACAagttggctgttctagcatttatCTATCATCAAATTTgatgtaatttaataaaaacattcaaaaatgtattattagcgTTATTTATGATTGAAAAAAGTCAATATCTTCATCAGATctggtttaattaaaaaaaaaatcccccaaaataacattaaaagtcaGTATTATGCCGATTCTTAATTGACACAGATATAAAGagcattttcttgtttgttgcAGGTGAGAACACTGAAAGTACAGATCCTTCCTCACAGTACGGATGACGGTTTTTCAAAAGGAAACAAGAGAAGCCTGTACTTGATATTATCTGTGGCTCTGTTTCAACCTCTCATGATGTGGTGGCTCACAAGTTACATAATGTTTGGAAAaaagttgtaaaccacttgaacaGGACTTCCATGAAGTTGTTAAGCAAAATGCTTTTTGGGGTTATTGAATTAGTTCTGGCACACTGCTTTCTAGAAGGTGAAAACAGAGAGCAAGCAGATTTATTAAGTGCCTGTTGAAAAATACTGTTTAATAGCTCACATCCGTCCTGTTGATTCAGTAACAGGAATAAAGAgtatttaatgacattttttgttaaaatgaCCAGTCCCCGTGGAGATAAAGTTTCTCTCTTTATATCAAGACATGACATTATTTTGCTACCACTTGTTCAAGTTATTTGATCCTAATTGGTGCAAGACCACCTAATACTAAATGTTTTGTCATGCTGCTATTAATAAAGAaggcaaataaaaaatataggttGTGCACtttgaaatggaaatgtttCAGAAAAATATTATCATGCAACCATACTTCCTGTGAcatagtttaacacccagtagtggatgtatttttcgtgctgggatgacgttgaacatctattctattctattcttgtGACATCATTTTAAGGATTGTTGCGTCACTTCCTAATAACACCAATGTCTATATTACTAGAATGAGAACTTTGGTGTTGCGGTGTGTTATCAGGTCACTAGGAATTAATTCTGCAGATGATAGTGGGTTGGATACTCATTTTACAATGGCAATTAGTGACACTCAACAGCCAGTGACATAGATTTTCCTTAAGTCGGATCtaaacttttgtttattttcataaaaaaagCTGTAAAAAATATAGGTTGAAAGGGTTGCATGATAAGAAacgcacatatatatatcaggttACTGTTTCGATAGTATTTATTAGTTTGCCTGTTACCTACACTTTGCCAATAAATGCCAAGTcatagtaacctgatattctatatttagCACCAAGATTACAAAGTCTTgcaaaatgggggggggggggggaggtataaGGTATTGACTTCACTCGTAAGCTGAAAAATATTCTTATTTTACAGTGAAAAACATTGATAATATTTATACCAAAGCGTTGTCAATCAAACATGTCTCATCAAATTGTCACCCTCCCCTCTGCCTGTGAATTAACCCTGCTTCGTCTATGATCTATTTCTGTAATTACACCTATCATTTGTCTCAACTGGATATGGTTGATTTCACGGAAACGATCATTTCCAGTACCATGTCTGTAGCGtgcagtggcagatccagaaaatccattattgggtggggggggggggggggggggggcagtgacatgaggctgaatgccaagggaacttagggattgtaaaacaaattaaaatataataaaattataattcacaaaatttagggTGGGGGGCCTAGATCACGGAACcgaaattttgtttcccatgattattatatcgagtacaacTATACAACGGAACCTAAAAAACAGTTTCTGATGGCTTCCCGTGATACGGTACAGTATTTGCTCACTTTTTATAGAATTTTTCGGTAATGTTTATCATATTTAATCTATGTacactaattaaaaaataaaaacatctccAGCATATGTTTGATTGGGACAGATAAATCAACCTTCACATAGATTTTATCCAGGGACTTAATGCTCTATTGTATGCTtccacatgtattttgtatctCTAATATTATCTTAAATAGACTATCAGTAAATAAATGAAGTCACATCAATTTCAGCTCTCCTTTGCATGCTTAAAGAGTGACTGAGGAGACAGTGTTTGGCTTTCCTTACTTTTTTACTCACTGACCATGTGCGGTACTACTGTACCCAATTTTAGTGTCACATGTTAATACTTGTTTAAACATCATTGTTTTCCATcatgtaaataaaagaaacccAAAGCATAAATTGCCAAAATATCTTTGCTTAACAAACATTTCTATTTAAATTCATTTAGGGAATGAATCTACAGTGCTTTCCAATTTGCCATCTTATATCAGTGCTTTTGCTGTTGCAAATTAAGTTTTATTGACAATAATTTAGGATAGTAAAACCACCAATATACACTGGCAAACCAGAAAACAGTAAAGTTGTTCCCTATTCTAATTTCAGCTGTTTGTGGTTTTgggcttttttaaaattattattattatatgatgtATGGTAGGAAGTTATGATGTAGTTCAGTTTTGGAAATTAGTAGGCACTACAACACAGGTTTTACTACCCCAGATTTTAATTcattcttacaaatgtgttgaatatatatttttaaaaaaataataaaaagagtgCATGCAATGTTGTACAGTACGTAGTTGCAGTATATTTCtctcccttgctactaatggaaaaatgtagcaggtttcctttctaagactatttgtcaaatttacgaaatgtttgacatccaatagtctgagattaataaatcaatgtgcttaaaTGATTGcgttaaacaaatttttgttttgaaattgtatttctcttttcttttaaatgaaaataacaggTCCTGActttcgttaaacaaatttttgttttgaaattgtatttctcttttcttttaaatgaaaataacaggTCCTGACTTTCGTTGATTTTGTAGTGATATTTGAAAACGAGGGAAAAGGAATCCCACTTacttttaagtttttaaaacatattacatagATGAATGGGCCGTTCAACAATTAAGTAATGCCTGAAAGGTATTGTGGGTTGTGTTACAAAACATGGGTGGAAGGcgaagtgtgtgtgtttgtcagttgcataacattttcaaaacaattatcaTATTTTTATCAATTAAGTAAAATGAAGCCAGAAATTGCTATTTTTATtgccaaaccaaacaaacaaatacaaacagaaaatctAATAACAGGTACATAATTGTAGAGGGGAGGGATTGGCCCTAGAATTGTTAAAACAGTACATGGGGTGGTGTTGgtcgattataaaaatgtaaattatgTTGCATAATTGTTGAACATCCTCCATTGTAAACTGGCATATGTCAAATCTGGTGAATCAAGATGAATGTATTTAATCACATTTTGTAATCGAACCTTCCTATTCTATtgaatgtaatgtatgtattgaAATTCACTACTACATCTGTAATGGCGTAACAGTTTATGGAACTTAACTGCATTTCATATTGGTGTTTATATccataatattgatattttaaggggcaaataattattaaaccaGCAATGtgcatatttcattattttgagaaaaaaagaaagaatatacAGGATGTTAGTTATGTTAGCTGCATATAAATAGGGATTTTGGCAGATGTTACATGAAATATTGTATATAGGCTAcatcaacattttgtaaataaattttgcATGATGTGATactaaataaatttgaaattgtCCATgtcttattttttattatctcCGCTATGACATTCATCAGCGGAGCTTTTCTGATACTGATTTGTCCGGCGTCTGCCCATCAACTATTCCTACAGTTTTGACTTAATTGTTCTGAAATTTGGTACAATTATCCTCTGGGTCACCCTTTATATATTAATTGAGATatacttataatttttattttaaaaaaaattaaatttgaaaaggGGAAAGCATTTTTTGGATAGTTCTGCAATTTGAGACTGATTCTCAGGTGCAGCCTTCACAGACTAATACaaaatgtgatttaaaaaaaaaaaattaaacatgttaaatagaaattaacaattaaaacTAGTTTTTATTAGATTGTTTTGAAACTTAGTACAGTGTATAAGTAGTCTCATGAGTAGTCTCCACAAAATATTATAGATACTTtgaaaatttttaattattaaatttaaaatagaactttaacactgaaaatttaaaagtatcTTGTAGAGTTTTGattagtggtgtaacaatacatcgaactatCGATATGTTGCGATAGTCCGTGCCTCgatagttaattcaactatTGATAACTATCGCAATTGTTTGCGCAACTGTCAATAGGTTTGATAGTATGCATAGTGAAAGCATAACgtctttttattataaatttaataaatatgatttcactacctagtgacattattacatagagaataatacatgattgGCTGTTAgataaagttgttttaaaatgtttaacaagcGAAAGCTATTCTAACTTTTTTCACCACCAACTAAAAACGTTTTTGCTTAAAATGTATCAATTATACTCTGTTCATCAGCATAATTATTGGCTTACCTCGAATGTGTGAAAATAACATTCAAGATGACAATCATAATTGTACATAAGACTTCACCAGAGAAGGCTCAgactatttttcttttctaaaatCCAATTATAGCCATCCAGTGTAGCAGGCAATATGAAGGGTATTACGGTAGTGAGCTGTTTGATACCTAATGATGCTAGGCTTATGTTAAACAGTGAGGTCTGTAGACTATGCTTGAACCTTGGTTGCACATTGGGGACAATATTTCTAAATAATACGGTAAGTAGGCCTAACTGGAAGTCCattcacattatttttataCGACCATCAtgggacaggatttagctcagtcagttgagctcTCGCCTCGGGgtcgaaccacctcaatggatACATACAaatgactgggttttttctcattccaaccagtgcaccacaacttgtcaaaggctgtggtaataCTCTGTGTGcttttctgtgggaaagtgcacataaaaaatcccttgctgcattaagaaaaatgtagcggttttccttcAACgacataccaaatgtttgacatattataCTTGTATTATGGTATTGTCTGTCAGTCCACCCAAAAACTTTTAATTTCCAGACTATATCTTTGTTGTAAATTCATACATTAAAGCACTACTTGGGATTACTGTGTTACGTACCACCACTAGGTCACTGCAACCCactttttacatattaaaaggAAATCTATGCACAGGCTATATCTTCCAAATCAGTTCATATGGGATCATCAAACTGCATGAAAGTATAACTTGGTATGGTAGTGTTTCACTGTAACCTACTTTTGATGGGCATATCATATACCTCACAGCTGCTCTTTGTTACCAAAGTAACTATGGTAGTTGTTCagttacatgaattatatttgcataaacTCATAAATTCTCAAAATTGTTTTGAACTTGGTGTAGGTCAGgcatggggggtggggggctgaCAGATTGAAGGTGCAAATCAAACTTTCTAGGAGGTTTGGGGAATGTTCCCCTCCAAATTTAAGAAAACTAGACGTCTTGAaatacaatttcctgcattcaacaagtaaaattcatctctgccttgagatttactaccaatattttttattcagaattatttggGATGGTCTAAGAGCTCCCCCAGCCCCACTGTGCCTGTAGGCATCTTCCGAATTTAACAATTTGTTAACTTATCACCtgtggcaattttgagcctatATATGCAGTACTACGTTTTACAacgaataaaattaaaaaccaaatatTATCCTTTCAACCATcggtaataatttttataaaaacacaCTGTACCAGCAGGAAGGACCCTGACCTACTGCAATTCATATCATAGCTGTGTTCGTTTAAACTCATTTAAAGTGCCTATATTCAATGAAAGTTCAAGCATGTCCATCCAAACCTCTGGGCATGGatacagttagtttgttttgtttaacgacaacactagagcacatcgatttattgatcatcggctactggatgtcaaacatctggttatTCTgaaacgtagtcatcagaggaaacctgctacatttttcctaatgcagcaagggatcttttgtatgcactttcccacagacaggaaaacacatacaacagcctttaaccagttgtggtacactggttggaatgagaaaaaacctgATTAGTTGAATGAATAGAATAGATACCCCAGCACAATTAACTGAATAAATGGTCATGGAGCAACTGCCATTTAATAAGAGCCCTGTGAAGTggcatataaaaagaaaacaaaactaaaaataatttttaaataatttatttacaaatgtcaAAATGCTGTAATACAcggagaagaaaacaaaaagcttTTACCATGTTTGTTTGGTAATTTACTGATAACTGAATATGCTGATAACAATTCCAGCCGAATTTGTCTTCATTGCACATTTCACCTTCATACTCAAAATACTAGTAGGATGTATTCTAGCACAATCCATCATGAGTTTTCATTTCCAGCTAAATAGTTTTCACTTTTCCTTTGATGCCATATGCCTCATCAACTGACTTGTCAATTTCTCTAGCTTCTTCACATCCTGAGCATGTTCTGTTCTATACTGTAAACACTGTAGTAAAAATACATGAAGGTTATCAGTAAAACCATCAGTAGCAAAACTGACAAAACTATtcaagagtttgttttgtttaacaccactagagcacattgattaattaattaatcatcggctattgaatgtcaataaaccATTCAAAGGAGTCAAAATTGcttattttcaaacattttactttttacaaatatgttgttttaatttactaaGAATAAAAattctataataaaatatatattttattttgtatggaACATGCTTAATGTTTCAAATTCACTCAATAAACTGAAATGTCCAAAAAATGTAAAACTACCACTAGtattaaacataacaaattaataatgttcTTTGTTCCTTTAATACTAAATCAGATTTATGAAACTAAACTTgggatattttttataatatatagtctcTAATGTCTTGCCCTACATTCTGCTCATTAATAatcattaacaaaaaaacaaaaacaaaaagactaGTGAACAACAACCATAACTCACCACTCTATCATCTGTCATCTTCAGAACAAGCTTTCCATCACAATGgcgatattttattgtaaatcggcactacaaaataaaataaaacagaatgaCAAACCTGTGATGATATATACTAAATTGGGAAAGAAGCTAGGTGTTTTTATGTGCagtttcccatagacaggatatacAGCATGGCTTTTGATGCACCAATCACAGGGCACTGGTTGcggaaaaccccccacaaattctgggaatattttgttctaaaaaaaattattagcaaCAGTTGGTAATCTGTTGAAAAATTGAgttgttaatgttttagaattgtgtagcaatctctgaaatttgTTTAGCAAATTGTAATGCAATACTGAACAAGATGTTCCCCCAAGTCCATAGAGGACGATTTGCCTGTGTCCCATCGCActtcaagtgagtgctttaccactgagttacttTCTGCCCCTAACTAAATTATGtaaatggtaaaaataataatttgattcCCTGAAGGTCTGGACAGTTAAAAAGAATAGTCTCCAAGTAGCATATTAGTCTTTAAATGATTATtggtaataatagtaatacccACGTAGGAAAATTCCCATTAGCTCATCTGCTTTAGTGCCACACTGTCATATATCAGTTCTTTGGTTCAAATCTTCACAATGGTGATTtatttatctgtccatttaTACCCAATGTACCAGATAAATTGACAAGTCGtctttatccccccccccccccccatgaacaaattaaaaaatatttttttgtttaatggatTGTTACACCATCTAGAATGAATTCATTCTCCATATTGTTTTAGAATTGTCCAATCTCTATTtgtttgattgattttttttcccgTTAACTGAGTGGAATATATTTCATGTACCATTACAAATTCATCAAGATTAAGCTTGAATGCACtcaaggttaatcttgatgaactagtaccataactaaaaaaatatagaatattctTTCTGTAAGTATTGTATGAATTCATGTTTTGCCCCATTAGATTTGGGGCATCAGTATAgttaccttttctgacacccaatttgtatttttgtgctggggtattgttaaacattattCAATCAATCTTTTGCTGCCAGAACAGTAGTTCACCAAAGGAAACCTCTACTGTCCgtcttttaacattttgacatctattcttacggcacagcaataaacatcacactTTTAAACATCGTGCCAGAGATGTTTATCATGATGAAAGAAGCTAACAATCATGatgaattgttaacaactaccaaaaattactctcctacctttaattgccgttagatttcctccaaaaaaTTTCctgacacaaatcgcaaaaaagtcactacaaatatacagattccacacacgagactgcaacgatgtcaccgatattgtctttgctgagattgcatagggaaaaatacatgcagttttctgctgtctgctatgttgcttgtttatggaatactcttcaagaggggtgaaagcctccaaagtatgtgacacaattaatatgaaatcgatgatctctagtggtatcattaaaataataataataaatttaaaaaatgacatcatcacatttgcttttatatcataacatgttatgacgttgttagattaagtcttaatctcctatcctttcacccctcttgaagaatattccataaaaagtcaaaatggcagctgatacaaaattacatgctttttttcCTATGcactctcagcgaagtcgatataggtgacatggttatcatctggtttgtggaatctgtgtcatgtaatgtttttttcaaaatttgtgtctggacaaactttggaggaaatctaacatCAATTAAAGGTAGGCGAGTAATTTTTCGTcgttgttaacaatttagttcggacaataataattaaaatcactGAAACACACTCAAAACATCTAAAATAAGTTTGTCAGTTGCGAGAACTAGGAACCAGATTTTTCGCAGAAACTGCATATTCACATAATGATAATCATATTGTGATAATTGTCTGAGAAAGCcaaaagttaaattattattttgtttttataaagaagaaaaatataccCGAGTAGGATCAATTAAATATAGCTTTTCCGCTGCCTTTGCAAATTCTTCCCAAGTTGTGAGGTATGTCATTTTCCTAAACACGTCTTAACGAAATTTGTGAAACGTCCCAAAAGAAAGTTAACCATCTGTTCACGGATTAACGTTTCAGTCAGTCAAAAGCAACTAATTTTTGTACTTCGTTTACGCTAAATATTACTTATTTGACAAACAAATGGACCAGTACCAGTCTATAGATCGCGCACCTGTTCGACTGATATTATTCGGTAAGTAAACACAGTTAAGAATAAACGGCACAGATACCAAATACCAGTTGTACACGCTGTTCTTTGATACTTCCTCATATAACGCagtaaataaatttgtttttaaaatataaatattgctaataaatatcttacaaactatatatttttatattcaaacggccaatataaattataatacgtTTCTATATGAATTGTTTTAGGCATTTAACATATTTGCATTATAATCCCGCAATAAATGGTTTATCATGGCGTCGAGAAAGGAAGTGATTTGTCTGATTGGTAATTGACAGCTCAGTCGCAGAGCAGTTTACGTAAGAAGTGTTGATGTTTTTTGGTGCGCCAGACACATTATATGAAAAAGAAGATTAAATTCAAAAGACTAAGAACATAAGTTGAGTTTACGTCTTAAATACTGAAGATACACACCTTGTGTTAGCTGTCAGAAAAATAACCAAGAGCAAAAATGAGGTAAGTCTGAGACCCAGGCCACACCCAATCGTGATCGATAATATCACACCCATATCACAGTCTTATCAATTTACCCTACAATATAGCAACAACCTAAACTTCATACCTATATCTTAATGTGTATTTGTTAAAGATCACATTTGTTATCCAGCTCATCTAAGAGTTAAAGAGAAGTTTGGActggggttggggtgagggtgtcaataaaaataattactaatattGAAAATAGAAGGTTGCTTGTTAATTAACAGAGCTGAAGGCATGATAATGCCTAACTGGAAACCTTTTTTAAACCCCTGAATCAAAGATCATCTTGTAAAGAAGTACCATTGACATTCTGAGAGACATTaatgttgtaattattattattgttattgtattgttttaatacagAGTTGGGAAATAATTAGTGGGGTGGGTAGCATGGATTGGGAGAGAGGTGAGTTGGAGCTTAAGGGTGAACAAGTTGGGAAGTGATATTCTTTCCAAAATCATTTATAGAAGACCAGTTGGATCTAATCTGATTAGTGCCGCAATGATAAACTGGTATGCCACAATGTTTCATCAGTTCAATACAAACCATGGTACAGTTTTGTATATAGTgatttttttaacatgttattggtggggtgggacatagaccagtggtaaagcgctcatttgatgtgtggtcagtctgggatcgatcctcattggtgtgtcgattgggctatttctcattccagccagtgtaggatgatgcatataaaagatccctttctactaatggaaaatgtagcaagtg
This DNA window, taken from Gigantopelta aegis isolate Gae_Host chromosome 4, Gae_host_genome, whole genome shotgun sequence, encodes the following:
- the LOC121372021 gene encoding signal recognition particle 9 kDa protein-like; this encodes MTYLTTWEEFAKAAEKLYLIDPTRCRFTIKYRHCDGKLVLKMTDDRVCLQYRTEHAQDVKKLEKLTSQLMRHMASKEK